From the Williamwhitmania taraxaci genome, the window TACCTAATTACAAACTGTAACAATTGTTACACAATGTAGATAATAACAACTAATTGAAGAAAAGTTGAAACTGAAAAGAACGAAGAACTACCTCTTGCAACAACTCTCAGGAAAGCGAATGCAAGTATTCACCAAGCAGAAACAAATTTTTCGCTATAGTAAATACCTGCATATATTGCGCCTCCAATATTTCAAAGTAATTATGGGACTATCACAAATTACTTATTAAGCTCATCAAGGATTAATTGGATATCGTCGTGGCATTGGCCACAAACAGTCCCAGCTGAGGTTGCCTCACCAACTTCCTCAATGGTTTTTAACCCCTTCGACTTAATCGCTTTTACAATCTCACTCCTGAAAATATCATTACAGCTGCAAATGAGTTCATCATTTTCCATAATACAGTTCTAATTAAGTTCAAAAATTTTCATGTCTTCCTCTACGGTAGTAATCAACTGAACACCAAATTTTTCCTGAACTACCTTTAAAACATTTGGGGTGATAAATGCGGGTAATGTTGGACCAATATGCGTATTCTTAATCCCTAGATAAAGCAAGGCAAGATGTACAATGATAGCTTTTTGCTCATACCAAGCAATATTGAAGATAATAGGTAACTTATTGATATCATCCAATTTCAGAACTTCCTTAAGTTTCAAAGCCACGAAA encodes:
- a CDS encoding (2Fe-2S)-binding protein, which encodes MENDELICSCNDIFRSEIVKAIKSKGLKTIEEVGEATSAGTVCGQCHDDIQLILDELNK